The sequence TCGGAGAGCTGCTCGCGGCCCGTCTGCGAGGACGGCTGGTGGATGAGGACGCGGGCGTGCGGGAGCGCCATGCGCTTGCCCGGGGTGCCGGCGGCCAGCAGGACGGCGGCGGCGGAGGCGGCCTGGCCCATGCAGACCGTCTGGATGTCCGGCTTCACGAACTGCATCGTGTCGTAGATCGCGGTGAGCGCGGTGAACGAGCCGCCGGGGCTGTTGATGTAGATCGAGATGTCTCGGTCCGGGTCCATCGACTCCAGGCAGAGCAGCTGCGCCATGACGTCGTTGGCCGAGGCGTCGTCGATCTGGACGCCGAGGAAGATCACGCGCTCCTCGAAGAGCTTCGCGTACGGGTCGTACTCACGCACACCCTGCGAGGTGCGCTCCACGAAGCGCGGGACGACGTAGCGGTTGTCCACCTGCGGGCCGGTGTAGAGGCCGCTCGCGGAGGCGCCGGGGAAGTTGTTCATGTGGGTGTTCACCATCCTGGTGGCGTTCTGGGGCTGGAGGTCTCGGCGTACGAGAAGGGGGTGCGGGTGTGGTGCCGACGGTCCGGTGGGGACCGGATCAGGCACCCGTGCCGCCGCCGCCCGGGATGCCCGACGCGACCGTGATGATCTCGTCGATGAGGCCGTAGTCCTTGGCCTCCTCCGCCGTGTACCAGCGGTCGCGGTCGCCGTCGCGGATGATCGTCTCGACGGTCTGGCCGGAGTGGCGGGCCGTGATCTCGGCCATGCGCGTCTTGGTACGGAGCAGGTACTGCGCCTGGATCTTGATGTCCGAGGCCGTTCCGCCGATACCGGCCGAACCCTGGTGCATGAGGATGTCGGTGTTCGGGAGCGCGAAGCGCTTGCCCGCGGCGCCGCCGGTGAGCAGGAACTGGCCCATCGAGGCCGCCATGCCCATCCCGATGGTGACCACGTCGTTCGGGATGTACTGCATGGTGTCGTAGACCGCCATGCCGGCCGTCACCGAACCACCGGGGCTGTTGATGTAGAGGTAGATGTCCTTGTCCGGGTCGGCGGCAAGGAGCAGGAGCTGTGCGGTGATCTTGTTGGCGATGTCATCGTCGACCTGCTGACCGAGGAAGATGATGCGCTCGCCGAGCAGTCGGCTGTAGACCTGGTCACCGAGGCCTCCACCGAGGGACGGCTCTCCGGCGGCGTAGGGCATCAGATTCGTCACGTATCCACCTGCTCGTCTCTGACGGCTCCGGCCGTCTCAGCGTCTTCGTACCGGGCGGGTGGGGGACTCCCCCACCCTTCCTCTTCATGGACCCTAACGCGCAGGTGGGACAACGCCATCCCGGTTCCGCAACTGTTCGCTGGGAGCGCAAGGTCCGCAGTGGGCACAGGGGTTCCGGGGCCGCACAGCGATGCGAGGGATACGGCGACGGGCCCCGGACGCGTGTGGTGCGTCCGGGGCCCGTCGTTGCCGATCGGCGTGGGACCGGCGTGGATCAGGGCGAGGCTCAGGCCTCGTTCTTCTCCTCGGCCTTGTCCTCGGTGGCGGCCTCGGCCGTCTCCGTGGTCTCGTCCTCGTCGTCCTCGAGGTCGACGACCTCACCGTTGGTGTCGACGACCTTGGCGGCCTCGACGACGACGGCGAGCGCCTTGCCGCGGGCGACCTCGCCGACGAGCATCGGCACCTGGCCGCCTTCGACGACGGCCTGGGCGAACTGGTCGGGGCTCATGCCGGAGGAGGCGGCACGCCGCATGAGGTGCTCGGTGAGCTCCTCCTGGTTGACGTTCAGCTTCTCCTTGTTGACGAGCTCGTCCAGGATGAACTGGGTCTTGATGCCCTTGACGGCCTGCTCGGAGGTCTCGTTCTCGAACTCCTCCAGGGTCTTGCCCTGGATCTCGAGGTACTTCTCGAGGTCGAGGCCCATCTGACCGAGCTGGTGGTGCTCCAGGTTGTGCTTGCGGGTCTGGACCTCGTCCGCGAGCAGCTTCTCCGGGATCGGGACCTCGGCGAGCTTCAGCAGCTCCTCCAGGACCCGCTCCTGGGCCTGGGTGGCCTGGTCGTACTGCTTGGTGGTCTCCAGGCGCTTGCGGCTGTCGGCCTTCAGCTCCTCCAGCGTGTCGAACTCGCTGGCCATCTGGGCGAAGTCGTCGTCCAGCTCGGGGAGCTCACGGGCGGCGACGGCGGTGACCTTGACGGTGACCTCCGCGGCCTTGCCCTCGGCGGAGCCGCCCTTCAGCTCGGAGGTGAAGGTGGCCTCGCCACCGGCCTCCAGGCCGGTCACGGCCTCGTCGATGCCGTCGAGGAGCTCGCCGGAACCGATGGTGTACGAGACACCCGCGGCCACGCCGTCCTCCAGGACCTCGCCGTCGACCTTGGCCTCCAGGTCGATCGTGACGACGTCGCCGTCGGCGGCGGCGCGCTCGACCGGGTTGGTGGAGGCGAAGCGCTCGCGCAGCTGCTCCACGGCCTTCTCGACCTCTTCGTCGGTGACCTCGAGGGCGTCGACGGTGACCTCGATGCCGGAGTAGTCCGGGATCTCGATCTCGGGGCGTACGTCAACCTCGGCGGTGAAGGCCAGCAGCTCGCCGTCCTTCAGCTCGGTGATGTCGACCTCGGGCTGGCCGAGGACGTTCAGCTCACCCTCGTTGACCGCCTCGGTGTAGAACTTCGGGAGGGCGTCGTTGACGGCCTCCTCCAGCACAGCACCGCGGCCGAACCGCTGGTCGATGACCCGGGCGGGGATCTTGCCCTTGCGGAAGCCCTTCACCGTGACCTGCTGGTTGATCTTCTTGTACGCCGCGTCGAGGCTGTCCTTGAGCTCCTCGAAGGGCACCTCGATGCTGAGCCGAACCCGGGTCGGGTTCAGGGTCTCCACGGCGCTCTTCACGGTTCGGTCTCCTTGGTGGCTGACTTCTTTGGGTTCTGCTCGACCGCCGACGGCGGCTTCGCGGACCGAGCCCGGTACATCAGACACACGGGCACGCATTCTGCATAGTAACGGCAAGGAGGAGGACTCCCCCAATGCGATCTTGCCGGTGGTCGGGGTGGCCGGATTCGAACCGACGACCTTCCGCTCCCAAAGCGGACGCGCTACCAAGCTGCGCCACACCCCGTCGGTGCGACACGTAGGGTACATGCACCGGAGCCGTGCGTCGGCCGCTTTGCGGGGCGGGCGGGGACCGGTGGTCCGGGGCCGGCGTCAACGGGTGTGCGGAGACCGGCGCCGACCCGCTACGATGCTCTTCGTGCCGCGGTCCCCGGACCTGCGGTGCTCGCGGGCGTAGCTCAATGGTAGAGCCCTAGTCTTCCAAACTAGCTACGCGGGTTCGATTCCCGTCGCCCGCTCCATGCCTGGGCCCGGTCCGACATCTCGTCGGACCGGGCCTCTTGCGTGTGCGCGGGCCGCGCGGCGGACGCGGCCGCCCCCTTCCGGGGGCCGAACCGCCTCAGAAGCTGATCTGGTTGATCGTGTCGGCTATCGAGTTCATGAACCTGTTGATCGACGGGGCCATGCCGGTCGACGCCAGGAAGAAGCCGAAGAGCACGGCGACGAGCGCGGGCCCGGGCTTGATGGAGCCACCACGGATCAGCACCACCAGGATGACCGCGAACAGCAGCACCATAGACAGTGAAATAGCCACGTCTGATCACACCCTCGGTCGGTCCGCCTTGCCGGCCCGGAAACGTGCACCACTGCGCGCCCCGTCGCGTCCATCGTGCCACCAACTCCCCGGTGTCTGCTGCCGGGTGACGGATCGCACTGACCGGATCCCGCCATCCTGCCCCGCTCACCGGGGCGCCACGCCGGACGGCTCGCGCTTCCGCCGCCGAATCGGCGCGACCGCATATTCACCGGCCCGGGTCGCGGTGGCCGTTTCCCTGTCCCCACAGGTCGTTCACAGGTAATTCGAGCTGTTCGATGCGAGGT is a genomic window of Streptomyces sp. SID8374 containing:
- a CDS encoding ATP-dependent Clp protease proteolytic subunit, which translates into the protein MVNTHMNNFPGASASGLYTGPQVDNRYVVPRFVERTSQGVREYDPYAKLFEERVIFLGVQIDDASANDVMAQLLCLESMDPDRDISIYINSPGGSFTALTAIYDTMQFVKPDIQTVCMGQAASAAAVLLAAGTPGKRMALPHARVLIHQPSSQTGREQLSDLEIAANEILRMRTQLEQMLARHSTTPLEKISEDIERDKILTAEDALAYGLVDQIVSTRKTTAGASV
- a CDS encoding ATP-dependent Clp protease proteolytic subunit — translated: MPYAAGEPSLGGGLGDQVYSRLLGERIIFLGQQVDDDIANKITAQLLLLAADPDKDIYLYINSPGGSVTAGMAVYDTMQYIPNDVVTIGMGMAASMGQFLLTGGAAGKRFALPNTDILMHQGSAGIGGTASDIKIQAQYLLRTKTRMAEITARHSGQTVETIIRDGDRDRWYTAEEAKDYGLIDEIITVASGIPGGGGTGA
- the tig gene encoding trigger factor — translated: MKSAVETLNPTRVRLSIEVPFEELKDSLDAAYKKINQQVTVKGFRKGKIPARVIDQRFGRGAVLEEAVNDALPKFYTEAVNEGELNVLGQPEVDITELKDGELLAFTAEVDVRPEIEIPDYSGIEVTVDALEVTDEEVEKAVEQLRERFASTNPVERAAADGDVVTIDLEAKVDGEVLEDGVAAGVSYTIGSGELLDGIDEAVTGLEAGGEATFTSELKGGSAEGKAAEVTVKVTAVAARELPELDDDFAQMASEFDTLEELKADSRKRLETTKQYDQATQAQERVLEELLKLAEVPIPEKLLADEVQTRKHNLEHHQLGQMGLDLEKYLEIQGKTLEEFENETSEQAVKGIKTQFILDELVNKEKLNVNQEELTEHLMRRAASSGMSPDQFAQAVVEGGQVPMLVGEVARGKALAVVVEAAKVVDTNGEVVDLEDDEDETTETAEAATEDKAEEKNEA